A DNA window from Citrobacter tructae contains the following coding sequences:
- a CDS encoding ParB family protein: MCASHLLNRWLHGASTTGEQEMVQVSLEQIQPFSLNPRVTRNPGYDVLKASILARGLDNPPVLTRRPGDEKYMLASGGNTRLAILNELWQETQDERYHRVCWPFRPWPETLSPQQGEVQCLIGHLAENDLHNGLMFIERAEGILHLRDLYRNAGIECPTQLTLAEQLTRDGYPVSQSQISRMLQTVDWLLPCIPNALYGGLTRNQHPPTPPTPPHPAPLAVPTLTLIPADLSASLRATCDWPSQTR, encoded by the coding sequence ATGTGCGCTTCACACCTGCTCAACCGCTGGCTTCACGGTGCCAGCACTACCGGAGAACAGGAAATGGTCCAGGTCAGTCTGGAGCAAATCCAGCCGTTCTCCCTCAATCCCCGCGTCACCCGCAACCCCGGCTATGACGTGCTGAAAGCGTCAATTCTTGCCCGTGGGCTGGATAACCCGCCGGTGTTGACCCGTCGCCCCGGTGATGAAAAATATATGCTCGCCAGCGGCGGGAATACGCGCCTCGCCATCCTCAATGAACTGTGGCAGGAGACGCAGGATGAGCGCTACCACCGAGTCTGCTGGCCGTTCAGACCGTGGCCGGAGACGCTGTCACCGCAGCAAGGCGAAGTCCAGTGCCTGATCGGCCATCTGGCGGAAAACGACCTGCATAACGGATTGATGTTTATCGAACGCGCGGAAGGGATCCTGCACCTGCGCGATCTTTACCGTAACGCAGGCATTGAATGCCCGACGCAGCTGACGCTGGCGGAGCAACTCACCCGCGACGGCTATCCCGTCAGCCAGTCGCAAATCAGCCGGATGTTACAGACCGTGGACTGGCTGCTGCCCTGCATCCCTAACGCATTGTACGGCGGCCTTACCCGTAACCAGCATCCCCCTACTCCTCCGACTCCACCTCATCCTGCGCCGCTAGCAGTACCAACTCTGACTTTGATACCAGCAGATCTTTCGGCCTCCCTCCGCGCAACCTGCGATTGGCCGAGCCAAACCAGATAG
- a CDS encoding AAA domain-containing protein → MDENALGFASYWRNSLADAESGKGSFERKDAKNFTHWHGIAAGRLDEAIVDKFFEGEKDDVETVDVILRPKVYFRLLQHGKDRSAGAPDVVTPIVTPALLSREGFLYPTPATTIPRDLLEPLPKGAFSIGEIEQYDKYKTTHTSFSINFDDSVDKTAETDEEREARYAAWQQDWRQYLDDSERLLKNVAGDWVKNPEQYELAEHGYIVKMAQTGGASFHILSLYDHLLVCKKDVPLFNRFASREVHAAESLLAPEAKFSDRLGYSGDKFPLAKAQRDALSHFLDARHGDILAVNGPPGTGKTTLVLSIIATQWARAALEKSEPPVIIATSTNNQAVTNIIEAFGKDFSQGTGAMAGRWLLELKSFGAYFPSSTRKAEAAKKYQTEDFFNQVESKEYAEDALLFYLEKAKAAFPEKDCSSPEKVIELLHGQLAAKSEQLVRLNSVWQTLSQVRAARELIANDIEQYLANLNKLLSGQEQKVTQLKSAKTEWRKYRAGESLVYSLFSWLPAVRSKRQYQIQLFLEDKLGTLIAGNQWSDPETIERNIDGLLNSAEREQTTYRQQIDSAHEIVLKEQQAAQEWQRLALDLGYEGDEELSFLQADELADTQIRFPAFLLTTHYWEGRWLMDMAKIDDLQKEKGKKGAKGVTARWQRRMKLTPCVVMTCYMLPGNMQISEHKGQRKFEKNYLYDFADLLIVDEAGQVLPEVAAASFALAKKALVIGDTKQIPPIWSIAPAIDVGNMLAEKILSGSTQEEITEKYTAIAELGKSAASGSVMKIAQCASRYQYDPELARGMYLYEHRRCFDNIIGYCNTLCYHGKLLPKRGREESNLIPAMGYLHIDGKGELASSGSRYNLLEAETIAAWLTDSQQDIEAHYGKSLHEVVGIVTPFSAQVSTIKQALDKQGISAGANEKSLTVGTVHSLQGAERAIVIFSPVYSKHEDGGFIDSDNSMLNVAVSRAKDSFLVFGDMDLFEIQPASSPRGLLAKYLFESEKNALTFDYKERKDLKTSETKIYTLHGVEQHDNFLNQTFENTGKHITIVSPWLTWQKLDQTGFLDSMIAACSRGISVTIVTDRSYNTEHNDFEKRKEKQQNLKAALEKLNAHGIATKLVNRVHSKIVIGDDGLLCVGSFNWFSATREARYERYDTSMVYCGDNLKGEIEAIYNSLDRRQV, encoded by the coding sequence ATGGATGAAAATGCTTTAGGGTTTGCCTCATACTGGCGCAACTCGCTGGCAGATGCTGAGTCAGGAAAGGGCAGTTTTGAACGCAAAGACGCCAAAAATTTCACTCACTGGCATGGGATAGCGGCGGGACGTCTTGACGAAGCGATCGTCGATAAATTTTTTGAAGGAGAAAAAGACGACGTCGAAACAGTCGATGTCATCTTGCGGCCAAAGGTTTATTTCCGGTTACTGCAGCATGGAAAGGATCGTTCCGCTGGCGCGCCTGATGTTGTTACCCCGATAGTGACGCCAGCCCTGTTGAGCCGTGAAGGTTTTTTATATCCGACGCCAGCGACCACCATTCCCAGAGACCTGCTTGAACCTTTGCCAAAAGGGGCATTTTCGATTGGTGAGATTGAGCAGTATGACAAATACAAAACGACACATACATCATTCTCTATCAACTTTGATGACAGTGTTGATAAGACCGCCGAAACGGATGAAGAACGAGAAGCACGATATGCAGCCTGGCAGCAGGATTGGCGTCAATATCTGGATGATTCAGAGAGGCTACTGAAAAATGTTGCCGGCGACTGGGTTAAAAATCCCGAACAATATGAACTCGCTGAGCACGGTTATATTGTTAAAATGGCGCAAACTGGTGGAGCCAGTTTCCATATTCTTTCGCTTTATGACCACCTGCTTGTTTGCAAAAAGGATGTGCCGCTTTTCAATCGTTTCGCCTCGCGGGAGGTTCATGCGGCAGAGTCTTTACTCGCTCCCGAAGCAAAATTCAGCGACAGGCTTGGATACTCCGGAGATAAGTTCCCGCTGGCAAAGGCTCAACGCGATGCCTTAAGCCATTTTCTGGATGCCAGACATGGAGACATCCTTGCCGTTAATGGTCCTCCTGGAACCGGGAAAACCACTCTGGTGCTTTCTATCATTGCCACGCAGTGGGCCAGAGCGGCTCTCGAAAAATCTGAGCCTCCGGTTATTATCGCGACTTCAACGAATAACCAGGCTGTAACGAACATTATCGAGGCGTTCGGGAAAGATTTTTCCCAGGGCACTGGTGCAATGGCCGGACGATGGTTGCTAGAGCTGAAAAGCTTCGGCGCTTATTTTCCCTCAAGCACTCGTAAAGCCGAGGCAGCCAAAAAATATCAAACTGAAGATTTCTTCAACCAGGTTGAGTCAAAAGAGTATGCAGAGGATGCACTGCTGTTTTATCTGGAGAAAGCTAAGGCAGCATTTCCTGAAAAAGATTGTTCATCCCCTGAAAAGGTCATTGAACTCCTGCATGGTCAGTTGGCAGCAAAATCCGAACAATTGGTAAGGCTGAACTCTGTATGGCAAACGTTAAGCCAGGTTCGGGCGGCGAGAGAGCTTATTGCTAATGACATTGAGCAATATCTCGCTAATCTAAATAAATTACTCTCCGGGCAAGAACAAAAAGTCACTCAACTAAAGAGTGCTAAAACGGAATGGAGAAAATATCGCGCCGGTGAATCACTGGTCTATTCATTATTTTCCTGGCTCCCAGCGGTTCGCAGTAAGCGGCAGTACCAAATACAACTGTTTCTCGAAGATAAATTAGGTACGCTGATTGCGGGAAATCAGTGGTCTGATCCTGAAACCATCGAACGTAATATAGATGGACTGCTCAACTCCGCTGAGCGCGAGCAAACAACATACCGGCAGCAGATTGACTCCGCCCATGAAATTGTTCTTAAAGAACAGCAGGCGGCTCAGGAATGGCAGAGGCTGGCACTCGATTTAGGGTATGAGGGCGACGAGGAACTGAGCTTCTTACAGGCAGATGAACTGGCTGATACGCAGATTCGCTTTCCTGCATTCTTACTGACGACCCACTACTGGGAAGGTCGTTGGCTAATGGATATGGCGAAGATCGATGATCTGCAGAAAGAGAAGGGCAAGAAAGGTGCTAAAGGGGTAACCGCTCGCTGGCAACGCCGAATGAAACTTACTCCATGCGTAGTCATGACCTGCTATATGCTGCCCGGCAATATGCAGATAAGCGAACACAAAGGGCAGCGTAAATTCGAGAAAAACTATTTATATGACTTCGCTGATTTACTCATTGTCGATGAAGCCGGGCAGGTGCTTCCTGAAGTGGCTGCTGCCTCGTTTGCCTTAGCTAAAAAGGCATTAGTGATTGGTGATACGAAACAGATCCCGCCAATATGGAGTATTGCTCCCGCGATTGATGTCGGTAACATGCTGGCGGAAAAAATTCTGTCTGGCAGTACACAAGAAGAGATTACCGAGAAATATACGGCAATCGCAGAGCTAGGTAAAAGCGCTGCATCTGGCAGCGTTATGAAAATAGCGCAGTGTGCTTCGCGCTATCAATATGATCCCGAACTGGCCCGTGGGATGTACTTGTATGAACACCGCCGGTGCTTCGATAATATTATTGGATACTGCAATACGCTCTGCTATCACGGTAAGTTGTTGCCTAAAAGAGGGCGTGAAGAGAGCAATTTAATACCCGCAATGGGTTATCTCCATATTGATGGTAAAGGAGAGCTGGCAAGTAGCGGAAGTCGTTATAATTTGCTTGAGGCTGAAACGATAGCGGCCTGGCTGACAGATAGTCAGCAGGATATTGAAGCGCATTACGGCAAATCGCTTCATGAGGTTGTCGGTATTGTGACGCCTTTTAGCGCTCAGGTATCGACCATCAAACAGGCGCTGGATAAACAAGGCATCAGCGCAGGCGCGAATGAAAAGTCGCTCACAGTGGGCACCGTGCATTCTCTTCAGGGGGCGGAAAGAGCGATTGTTATATTCTCGCCAGTCTATTCAAAACATGAAGATGGCGGGTTTATTGATAGCGATAACAGCATGCTGAACGTTGCTGTCTCCCGTGCGAAGGACAGTTTCCTGGTCTTCGGCGATATGGATCTGTTTGAGATCCAGCCAGCCTCATCTCCGCGGGGATTACTGGCAAAATATCTCTTTGAGTCAGAGAAGAATGCGCTCACTTTTGATTATAAAGAGCGTAAGGATTTAAAAACTTCCGAGACCAAAATCTACACACTCCATGGTGTGGAGCAGCATGATAACTTCCTGAATCAGACGTTTGAAAATACCGGTAAGCACATCACGATAGTTTCTCCGTGGCTAACCTGGCAAAAGCTGGATCAAACCGGTTTTCTTGATTCCATGATTGCGGCGTGTTCTCGTGGTATTAGCGTCACGATAGTCACTGATAGAAGCTATAACACTGAACATAATGATTTTGAGAAGCGAAAAGAGAAGCAACAGAACCTTAAAGCGGCGCTGGAGAAACTGAATGCCCATGGTATTGCGACAAAACTGGTCAATCGTGTTCATAGCAAAATTGTTATTGGTGATGATGGCTTGCTGTGCGTGGGATCATTCAACTGGTTTAGTGCGACACGTGAAGCGCGATATGAACGATACGATACATCGATGGTTTATTGCGGTGATAACCTGAAAGGCGAGATTGAGGCAATTTATAATAGTCTTGATAGGCGTCAGGTTTAG
- a CDS encoding helix-turn-helix transcriptional regulator has translation MNSDRFLRLRQVEDKIGFGKSWIYRQIQLQQFPPSIRLNSRHVAWLESEVDAWIHQRIRLTRDV, from the coding sequence ATGAATAGCGACAGATTTTTACGCTTACGCCAGGTGGAAGACAAAATCGGCTTCGGTAAATCGTGGATTTACCGGCAAATCCAGCTGCAACAGTTTCCGCCGTCCATCCGACTCAACAGCCGCCACGTCGCCTGGCTGGAAAGCGAGGTGGACGCGTGGATCCACCAACGCATCCGCCTCACCCGCGATGTCTAA
- the pglZ gene encoding BREX-3 system phosphatase PglZ, with translation MTWQDDVIHKINLDGAFVYIINDPDGLLYEPVIATSLQEKNAFIFDDDDPLALRLAYETWRSGENKISFLIRLTVERDIFIPHDIQHESKEIDFHLSEFFQDIDSDILRLLPATLYQSVMDALKLFAPGRLSQQSSLDFLLRHIYRIAPEIIQSSTDLVRLLIRKHYIGIEMPMQIETRLIHLLSLVPGFGLWNISRLISNKAYFFDFLQKQWKIYLQDEEKSPIYFASRPNTQLIVPFADGDVRVFIDNLFAEGIIKPVAIKSLPPEHWASFAVLKEPKVTEKERILHLLNNAKKTFNQYSEESANADFWLEQSRSLGIMNALFYQNKNFPAVEVLFDDIKNINTDVDGLFQHWLLINYAKIQTIPTVRYPSMLHKVPDWISRRIDSGNKICLLVLDGMGARQWPLLRKQLQICENISIEEHSCFAWVPTITSISRQTLFSGKRPFLFGESLLTTNKEEQLWLNYWMDKGLNKREIKYAKKIENYSADEWQSLVGSLPVKIAGLVINFIDEQMHGMKMGMAGLNVVVDSWLAEWKFKDKISDLLENGFEVIITSDHGNQEAIGMGYINEGVKAETRGERVRIYNDPSLRDSSAANFQDSVIVWPGPEMGLPKGTYPLLAGSDKAFKSKGDVVVGHGGISLHEAIVPFIIVNKK, from the coding sequence ATGACCTGGCAGGATGACGTTATTCATAAAATAAATTTGGATGGAGCTTTTGTTTACATCATAAACGATCCAGATGGACTACTATACGAGCCTGTAATAGCAACCTCACTTCAAGAAAAAAATGCGTTCATTTTTGATGATGATGACCCATTAGCATTACGTCTGGCCTATGAAACATGGCGTAGTGGTGAGAATAAAATATCTTTTCTGATTCGGCTGACGGTTGAGCGTGATATTTTTATACCTCATGATATTCAACATGAGTCAAAAGAGATTGATTTTCATCTATCAGAATTTTTCCAGGATATTGATTCAGATATACTAAGATTACTACCAGCCACGTTATATCAGTCAGTCATGGATGCGCTGAAATTATTTGCTCCGGGTAGGCTCAGCCAACAGTCCAGTCTAGATTTCTTATTGCGCCATATATATAGAATTGCACCTGAGATAATCCAATCCAGTACGGACCTTGTTAGGCTATTGATTAGAAAGCATTATATTGGCATTGAAATGCCAATGCAAATTGAAACGAGACTAATTCATCTACTGAGTTTAGTGCCTGGTTTTGGCTTATGGAATATCAGTCGACTGATTTCCAATAAAGCTTATTTTTTTGATTTTCTTCAAAAACAATGGAAAATATACTTACAAGATGAAGAAAAGAGTCCTATCTACTTTGCATCTCGACCAAACACTCAGCTAATTGTTCCTTTTGCTGATGGTGATGTTCGCGTTTTTATTGATAATCTGTTTGCTGAAGGCATTATAAAGCCAGTGGCGATAAAAAGCTTACCTCCTGAACACTGGGCATCATTTGCTGTACTAAAAGAACCAAAAGTAACAGAAAAAGAACGAATACTACACCTACTTAATAATGCAAAAAAAACATTCAACCAATACTCAGAAGAAAGTGCAAATGCAGACTTTTGGCTTGAGCAGTCACGTTCTCTTGGTATCATGAACGCCCTTTTTTATCAAAATAAAAATTTTCCTGCAGTTGAAGTTTTGTTTGATGACATTAAAAATATTAACACTGATGTAGATGGATTATTTCAACATTGGTTGCTAATCAACTATGCAAAAATACAAACCATACCAACTGTTCGTTATCCATCTATGTTGCATAAAGTTCCTGACTGGATATCACGCAGGATAGATTCAGGTAATAAAATTTGTTTGCTTGTTTTAGATGGTATGGGGGCTCGCCAATGGCCATTATTACGTAAGCAATTACAAATATGCGAAAATATTTCAATAGAAGAGCATTCTTGTTTTGCTTGGGTGCCGACGATAACGTCAATTTCACGGCAAACCTTGTTCTCAGGGAAGCGTCCATTTTTGTTTGGCGAATCTTTACTGACTACAAATAAAGAAGAGCAACTGTGGCTTAATTATTGGATGGATAAAGGATTAAACAAACGAGAAATTAAGTATGCAAAGAAAATTGAGAATTATTCAGCCGATGAATGGCAATCACTAGTTGGGTCACTACCAGTTAAAATTGCCGGTTTAGTCATAAATTTTATCGATGAACAGATGCACGGCATGAAAATGGGAATGGCTGGATTAAATGTAGTAGTTGATAGCTGGCTGGCCGAATGGAAATTCAAAGATAAAATTTCAGACCTACTGGAGAATGGGTTTGAAGTTATAATTACTTCAGACCATGGTAACCAAGAGGCTATCGGTATGGGATATATCAATGAAGGGGTAAAAGCTGAGACTCGGGGAGAACGAGTACGAATTTATAATGACCCCAGTTTGCGAGACAGCTCTGCTGCAAACTTTCAAGATTCTGTGATAGTATGGCCAGGTCCTGAGATGGGCCTGCCAAAAGGGACATACCCTTTGCTAGCCGGCTCAGATAAAGCCTTTAAAAGTAAAGGGGATGTTGTTGTAGGGCATGGAGGAATCAGCCTCCATGAGGCAATAGTGCCTTTCATTATTGTTAACAAAAAGTAG
- a CDS encoding DEAD/DEAH box helicase → MWQVGDWAWSQAHQQYVKVIDTAGLWGQQFYRVWLQQQDVVLKVLDTDLYNQPVQTIVTADALCYLATAAKIANVQQEDTLLAPIESNVIPLPHQLKALTKAMSKKQVRYLFADEVGLGKTIEAGLVMRELKLRGLAKRILVCAPKGLVSQWVSEMQTHFNEPFQLMLPGEQKPQNEHDNVWSRYDQVVCPVDSIKPIESRKGWSLKQLNEYNKLRFDDLLAASWDLIIIDEAHRLGGSTDQVARYKLGQGLAEAAPYLLLLSATPHQGKSDAFHRLMALLDAEAFPDVSSVSQERVQPFVVRTEKRIAIDGEGKPLFCTRQTEMVAVAWQAQHGLQRHLYEEVTEYIKEGYNQAQAKQQNAIGFLMILMQRLVSSSSAAISRTLARRLNVLENKRIEEELPLAFADEWADLDGQTQLDELLAQCQTSLENEKNEVRRLLALAEQCVSAENDAKAEALLDWLYRLQQEEGDPYLKMLVFTEFVPTQEMLAQFFVERGISVVSLNGSMDLSERKKVQAAFASDTRILISTDAGGEGLNLQFCHVIVNYDMPWNPMRMEQRIGRVDRIGQQHIVRALNFVLEDTVEHRVREVLEAKLQIILDEFGVDKTSDVLDSSAANHLFDELFITSITDPALMDQELAKALNTLRDGAVDKRQQDALFGGGDPLSAEDYRQTLNHPLPYWVQSMVASYFRWQGSMQHTADFTDEIDGSHTLTWPDGETWSGITFIGKIAQQQPSFTHLTLENPKIKGLCSQLPVWSEAQPIPSIAVKSLPAGANGYWALWSIRLVAGHERRCQYMPVYIKPNGQYYATASQRVWDAVCSKEFEILPQDLAVDSSLHQSIYALMHKVAQEEGKAIFESMLTANQTDLDNQFEKGEYSFNARKKAIERVGLPEVRQFRLRQLSSEYALWLQDIDKKRRVIPDMVLHTIIEIKG, encoded by the coding sequence ATGTGGCAGGTAGGAGACTGGGCCTGGAGTCAGGCTCATCAACAATATGTCAAAGTGATTGATACTGCTGGCCTATGGGGTCAGCAGTTTTACCGTGTCTGGCTGCAGCAACAGGATGTAGTACTCAAGGTATTAGACACCGATCTCTATAACCAGCCTGTACAGACCATTGTGACGGCTGATGCGTTATGCTACTTGGCCACTGCAGCCAAAATTGCCAACGTCCAGCAGGAAGATACCCTCCTGGCACCAATAGAATCGAATGTCATTCCTTTGCCGCACCAGTTGAAGGCGCTCACCAAGGCGATGAGCAAAAAACAGGTGCGCTATCTGTTTGCCGATGAAGTTGGTCTGGGCAAAACCATTGAGGCTGGGCTGGTCATGCGTGAATTGAAGTTGCGCGGACTGGCTAAGCGAATTCTAGTTTGTGCACCTAAAGGGTTGGTTAGTCAGTGGGTAAGTGAAATGCAGACCCACTTTAACGAGCCATTCCAATTGATGCTGCCCGGTGAACAAAAACCACAAAATGAACATGACAATGTCTGGTCACGTTATGATCAGGTTGTCTGCCCTGTCGACAGTATCAAGCCCATTGAAAGCCGCAAAGGATGGTCACTCAAACAACTTAATGAGTACAACAAGCTTCGTTTTGATGATCTGCTGGCTGCGAGTTGGGACCTTATCATCATCGATGAAGCCCATCGTCTCGGCGGTAGCACCGACCAGGTCGCCCGTTACAAGCTAGGCCAAGGTTTGGCCGAAGCAGCCCCCTATTTATTGTTATTATCCGCGACACCACATCAAGGCAAAAGTGATGCTTTCCACCGTTTGATGGCACTGCTCGATGCCGAAGCCTTTCCAGATGTAAGCTCGGTCTCACAAGAGCGGGTCCAGCCATTTGTGGTGCGTACTGAAAAACGGATTGCCATCGATGGCGAAGGTAAGCCACTTTTTTGTACTCGGCAAACAGAAATGGTTGCCGTAGCCTGGCAAGCCCAGCATGGATTACAACGCCACCTCTATGAAGAAGTGACTGAGTACATAAAAGAAGGCTACAACCAGGCACAAGCTAAACAACAAAATGCTATTGGTTTTTTGATGATATTGATGCAACGTTTGGTGAGTTCTAGTAGTGCGGCCATCTCCCGAACTCTCGCCCGTCGGTTGAACGTATTAGAAAATAAGCGGATAGAAGAAGAATTACCTTTGGCGTTTGCCGATGAGTGGGCGGATCTGGATGGTCAAACCCAGCTGGACGAATTATTAGCTCAGTGCCAAACCTCGTTGGAGAATGAAAAAAACGAAGTGCGCCGTTTGCTAGCGCTAGCGGAGCAATGTGTAAGTGCCGAAAATGATGCCAAAGCCGAAGCCTTGCTCGATTGGCTCTACCGCCTGCAGCAAGAAGAGGGAGATCCATACCTGAAGATGCTGGTGTTTACAGAGTTTGTGCCGACCCAAGAAATGTTGGCGCAGTTCTTTGTTGAACGAGGCATCAGTGTCGTTAGTCTCAACGGCTCAATGGATCTGTCAGAGCGTAAAAAAGTACAAGCTGCTTTCGCCAGTGATACTCGCATTCTGATTTCAACTGATGCCGGCGGAGAAGGTCTAAACCTTCAGTTCTGCCATGTGATTGTTAATTACGATATGCCATGGAATCCGATGCGCATGGAACAGCGTATTGGCCGCGTCGATCGTATCGGCCAACAGCATATCGTTCGCGCACTGAACTTTGTGCTCGAAGATACCGTTGAGCACAGAGTTCGCGAAGTGCTCGAAGCGAAGTTACAGATTATCCTCGACGAGTTCGGCGTTGATAAGACCAGCGATGTATTGGATTCCTCTGCTGCTAATCATCTGTTTGATGAGTTGTTTATCACATCTATCACTGATCCTGCTTTAATGGATCAGGAGTTAGCTAAAGCCCTGAACACCTTAAGAGACGGTGCAGTGGACAAGCGGCAACAGGATGCACTGTTTGGTGGCGGAGATCCCTTATCAGCTGAGGACTATCGCCAAACCTTGAACCACCCACTACCCTATTGGGTACAGAGCATGGTCGCTAGTTACTTTCGCTGGCAAGGTAGTATGCAGCATACAGCTGATTTTACTGACGAAATTGATGGGAGCCATACTCTAACTTGGCCAGATGGTGAAACATGGAGTGGAATAACCTTTATTGGGAAAATCGCCCAGCAACAGCCAAGTTTCACACATCTAACGCTCGAAAACCCCAAGATAAAAGGACTGTGTAGTCAATTACCTGTCTGGAGTGAAGCACAACCCATCCCCAGTATTGCTGTTAAGTCACTACCAGCCGGAGCGAATGGTTATTGGGCATTATGGAGTATCCGCCTTGTGGCTGGCCATGAGCGACGCTGCCAATATATGCCAGTCTATATTAAGCCCAACGGTCAATATTACGCAACAGCATCCCAAAGAGTCTGGGATGCTGTCTGTAGTAAAGAATTTGAGATTTTACCTCAAGACTTAGCAGTCGATTCTTCTTTACATCAGTCGATCTATGCTCTTATGCATAAGGTGGCACAAGAGGAAGGAAAAGCTATCTTCGAAAGCATGTTGACAGCCAATCAGACCGATTTAGATAACCAGTTTGAAAAAGGTGAATACTCATTTAATGCAAGAAAAAAAGCAATAGAACGAGTTGGATTACCAGAGGTTCGCCAATTTCGCTTGCGTCAATTAAGTAGTGAATATGCTCTGTGGCTCCAGGATATAGATAAAAAACGCAGAGTGATTCCTGACATGGTTTTACACACCATTATTGAAATTAAAGGATGA
- a CDS encoding HNH endonuclease, with protein sequence MNSSEDDLLEVAWYLSKYGKSQPPVGLGVQKWKEAFALFYPRFGAGKTTSEFHNSLKNSRDRFDSWLTDVRVGWLDEQGAPAALSHSAQRVHQRLSLLSESAIEQRVLSLISSDGDEQAQRDCLAIQQDKSIEDTVREQLIAARLGQGIFRKNCLMLYPVCPVTGTTFAPLLRASHIKPWAACENGNERLDPYNGIILAAHIDILFDQGWISFENDGRLLISKELDISVKEQCLLPEKIKAFSVESYGYLEWHRGNLLR encoded by the coding sequence TTGAATAGCTCGGAAGACGATTTGCTTGAAGTGGCGTGGTATTTGTCGAAGTACGGTAAATCTCAACCACCCGTAGGACTGGGTGTTCAGAAATGGAAAGAGGCTTTTGCCTTGTTTTATCCTCGATTTGGAGCGGGCAAAACTACCAGCGAGTTTCACAATAGTCTGAAAAATAGTCGTGACCGTTTTGATTCATGGCTTACTGATGTGCGTGTCGGTTGGCTTGACGAGCAGGGCGCTCCTGCTGCGCTTTCTCATTCAGCACAGCGTGTGCATCAGCGATTGAGTCTGCTTTCAGAGAGTGCGATTGAGCAGCGCGTTCTTTCGTTAATATCTTCTGATGGAGATGAACAGGCACAACGTGATTGTCTTGCTATTCAGCAGGATAAAAGTATTGAAGATACCGTACGCGAGCAGTTGATTGCGGCACGGCTGGGGCAGGGTATCTTTCGGAAAAATTGTCTCATGCTGTATCCGGTATGCCCTGTTACGGGAACGACGTTTGCGCCTTTACTGCGTGCCAGCCATATAAAGCCCTGGGCTGCCTGCGAGAATGGGAATGAACGCCTTGATCCTTATAATGGAATTATACTGGCCGCACATATTGATATTCTATTCGATCAGGGGTGGATTTCGTTTGAGAACGATGGGCGTTTATTAATTAGTAAGGAGCTGGATATTAGTGTTAAAGAACAGTGTTTGTTGCCAGAGAAAATAAAGGCATTTTCTGTTGAGTCGTATGGTTATTTGGAATGGCATCGGGGTAATTTATTGAGATAG